The sequence below is a genomic window from Thermococcus sp..
GACGTTCAGGCCCTCAAAGAGTTCGTAGTTCTCCTCTAGGGCCTTCATCTGCTTCTCGCATATCCCAGTCCACGCCAGCGGGTGGAAGGACAGCAGGACCTTCTTCCCCCTAAAATCGCTCAGCCTGAAATCCTCACCGTTCTGGTCTCTAAGAACGAAATCCGGGGCATATTCTCCAATCCTCATGATGAGGCACCTCCAGTGCTCTCAAATTAGAAAAATGAAAGATTCCTCAGGCCTTCTTGTCCTCGAAGAACTTCTCAACGAGGTCGAGTCTCGGCTCGCGCTTCCAGAGGGGTCTTTTATCGGTTCTGTATGCAGGAACGCTCTCCTCAAAGGTCGGCTTCTCGTTGACGTAAAAGATTCCCAGGGGGAGTGGGTCGGTCTCTATCGCGCGCTTAAAGGCCTCCTCCCTGTCGAAGGGCCCATCCTCCATCCAGTAGGTGTGCTCCCTGTACCAGGCGTAGGTGTTCACCTTGTTGAAGCTGACGCAGGGGTGGAGGATGTCAACTATCGCGAGACCTTTGTGCTGGATGGCTTTCTTGATTATCTCCACGCTCTCCCTGAAGTGGCCCATGAAGGTTCTGGCGACAAAGGAGGCGTTCATGGCTATCGCCAGAGCAACCGGGTTGAAAGGCTCCTCAAAGACTCCCCAGGGCTGGGTTGGAGTTTTCATTCCGACCATCGTCGTCGGCGACGCCTGCCCCTTCGTGAGGCCGTATATCTGGTTGTCGTGGATTAGGACGGTTATGTCGGGGTTTCTCCTGGTGGCGTGGAGCAGGTGGTTGCCACCTTCGGCGTACATGTCGCCGTCTCCGCCC
It includes:
- a CDS encoding thiamine pyrophosphate-dependent enzyme — encoded protein: MNLPTGREAFEPKRPGSKDIAWCPGCGNFGIRNILISALAELGLKPSEVAIISGIGQAAKMPHYINANGYHTLHGRAIPIATGVKASNPELTVIAEGGDGDMYAEGGNHLLHATRRNPDITVLIHDNQIYGLTKGQASPTTMVGMKTPTQPWGVFEEPFNPVALAIAMNASFVARTFMGHFRESVEIIKKAIQHKGLAIVDILHPCVSFNKVNTYAWYREHTYWMEDGPFDREEAFKRAIETDPLPLGIFYVNEKPTFEESVPAYRTDKRPLWKREPRLDLVEKFFEDKKA